The following proteins are co-located in the Planococcus plakortidis genome:
- a CDS encoding threonine/serine exporter family protein: MAEISEVRRELALDCFLLAGKVMMESGAETYRVEDTMIRMAVSQNMMDSHCFVTPAGIMFSPSNDLPTRFVRIHGRRTDLERVARVNAVSRRLVAGQLTLQQAYDEMTEIEKTHYLFPLWLQVLAAAAASACFLILMGGGWADIPFAFLIGGIGFYIVEMVLVKTRVKFFAEFIGAVAIGTLAVLAVYSGFGNDPDTIIIGSVMPLVPGLLITNAVRDMMAGHFVSGLSMGAEAFLTAFAIGAGIAIVLSF, encoded by the coding sequence ATGGCCGAAATATCGGAAGTCAGAAGAGAACTTGCGCTGGATTGTTTTCTGTTGGCCGGAAAAGTCATGATGGAAAGCGGAGCGGAGACCTACCGGGTGGAAGATACGATGATCCGGATGGCAGTTTCGCAAAATATGATGGATTCCCATTGCTTTGTGACTCCGGCAGGCATCATGTTTTCCCCGAGCAATGACTTGCCGACACGCTTTGTCCGCATCCATGGCCGGCGCACCGATCTCGAACGGGTAGCGCGTGTCAATGCCGTATCGAGGCGACTTGTTGCGGGGCAGCTGACATTGCAGCAGGCATATGATGAAATGACGGAAATCGAAAAAACCCATTATTTATTCCCTTTATGGCTGCAAGTACTGGCAGCTGCAGCCGCCAGTGCCTGCTTCCTGATTTTGATGGGCGGTGGCTGGGCAGATATCCCATTCGCTTTCCTGATCGGGGGCATCGGATTTTATATTGTGGAAATGGTACTCGTGAAAACGAGAGTCAAATTTTTCGCCGAATTCATTGGAGCGGTCGCCATCGGTACTTTAGCGGTACTTGCGGTATATAGCGGTTTCGGAAACGATCCCGATACGATCATCATCGGCTCGGTCATGCCGCTTGTTCCCGGCTTGTTAATCACTAATGCCGTACGCGACATGATGGCCGGCCATTTTGTGTCCGGGCTGTCGATGGGTGCAGAGGCTTTTCTGACGGCATTCGCTATCGGAGCCGGCATAGCCATCGTATTGTCATTTTAA